In Aquimarina sp. TRL1, a single window of DNA contains:
- a CDS encoding acyl-CoA carboxylase subunit beta: protein MDSKIKTLQDKIALAHTGGGEHRIKRQHEKKKLTARERVAYLLDEGSFEETGILVTHRTTDFGMEKEIYYGDGVITGYGTISGRLVYIFAQDFTVFGGALSETHAEKICKIMDLAMKTGAPLIGLNDSGGARIQEGVRSLGGYADIFYRNVQASGVIPQISAIMGPCAGGAVYSPAMTDFTLMVENTSYMFVTGPNVVKTVTNEEVSSEELGGASTHSTKSGVAHITSSNDVQCLEDIKSLLSYLPQNNKETPPKKEVVLTDEIRDALTDIVPDNPNKPYDMHEVITGIIDEDSFYEIHKEYAENIIVGFARIAGRSVGIIANQPMFLAGVLDVNSSKKAARFTRFCDSFNIPLLVLVDVPGFLPGTDQEWNGIIVHGAKLLYALSEATVPRVTVITRKAYGGAYDVMNSKHIGADLNFAWPSAEIAVMGAKGASEIIFKKEIKNATDPLATLAEKEAEYADKFANPYRAAQRGFIDEVILPENTRKKLIKAFSMLENKEVHTPQKKHGNIPL from the coding sequence ATGGATTCAAAAATAAAAACACTACAAGATAAAATCGCATTAGCACATACTGGTGGAGGGGAACATCGTATCAAAAGACAGCACGAAAAAAAGAAACTCACTGCCAGAGAAAGAGTTGCTTATTTACTAGACGAAGGATCTTTTGAAGAAACCGGTATTCTGGTTACCCATAGAACTACCGATTTCGGTATGGAAAAAGAAATCTATTATGGGGATGGAGTAATTACTGGCTACGGAACCATCTCAGGGCGTTTGGTATACATATTCGCTCAGGATTTTACCGTTTTTGGGGGAGCTCTTTCTGAAACACATGCCGAAAAAATCTGTAAAATTATGGATTTAGCAATGAAAACAGGAGCTCCGCTTATCGGTTTGAATGATTCGGGGGGTGCCCGTATCCAGGAAGGAGTTCGCTCTTTAGGTGGTTATGCTGATATTTTTTATCGCAACGTACAGGCATCCGGAGTAATTCCTCAAATTTCTGCCATTATGGGACCTTGTGCCGGAGGTGCTGTTTACTCTCCTGCCATGACTGATTTCACCCTTATGGTAGAAAATACAAGTTATATGTTTGTGACAGGTCCCAATGTTGTCAAAACGGTCACAAATGAAGAGGTTTCATCAGAAGAATTAGGAGGTGCCAGTACACATTCTACCAAATCAGGAGTAGCACATATTACCTCATCTAATGATGTCCAATGTTTAGAAGATATCAAGTCTTTATTAAGTTATCTCCCTCAAAACAATAAAGAAACTCCTCCTAAAAAAGAAGTAGTTCTTACGGATGAAATAAGGGATGCTCTCACTGATATTGTTCCTGATAATCCTAATAAGCCCTATGATATGCATGAGGTTATCACTGGGATTATCGATGAGGATTCTTTTTATGAAATCCATAAAGAATATGCAGAAAACATCATCGTCGGATTTGCTAGAATCGCAGGGAGAAGCGTTGGAATTATTGCCAACCAACCCATGTTTCTTGCCGGAGTATTAGATGTAAACAGCTCTAAAAAGGCTGCTCGCTTTACTCGTTTCTGTGATAGTTTTAATATCCCTTTATTAGTACTGGTAGATGTCCCTGGTTTTCTTCCCGGTACGGATCAGGAATGGAATGGAATCATCGTCCATGGAGCTAAATTATTATATGCATTGAGTGAAGCTACTGTTCCCAGAGTTACCGTTATTACCAGAAAAGCATATGGAGGTGCATATGACGTAATGAATTCAAAGCATATTGGGGCGGATCTTAATTTTGCCTGGCCTTCTGCCGAAATTGCTGTTATGGGAGCCAAAGGAGCCAGTGAAATTATCTTTAAAAAAGAAATTAAAAATGCTACAGACCCTCTTGCTACGCTAGCCGAAAAAGAAGCTGAATATGCTGATAAGTTTGCTAATCCTTATAGAGCCGCACAACGGGGATTCATTGATGAAGTAATACTTCCCGAAAACACTCGAAAAAAACTTATCAAAGCTTTTAGTATGCTTGAGAACAAGGAAGTTCATACTCCTCAAAAGAAGCATGGAAATATTCCTTTATAG
- the argH gene encoding argininosuccinate lyase, producing the protein MKLWDKGLPTDQKIDAFTVGNDRVLDLVIAKYDIAATLAHAKMLHRIDLISSEEIKAIEKGLASLQEEVAKGIFSIGEDFEDVHSKIEFELIRRIGEAGKKVHTARSRNDQVLVAMHLYLKDELISIKEQVSGFVKVLLDTADRYKEVLLPGYTHLQIAMPSSFGLWFSAYAESFVDDLYMVNAALKIVDQNPLGSAAGYGSSFPIDREYTTKELGFETLKYNVVAAQMSRGKSEKSVSFALSSIAATLSKLAMDVCLYMGQNFGFLSIPSEFTTGSSIMPHKKNPDVFELIRGKCNKIQGLPYELSLLTNNLPSGYHRDFQLLKEGIVPAIQELKACLEMASYSLKNIVVNTQILEDEKYNYLFSVDTLNELVIGGMSFRDAYKKIGRDIEEGKYQPVKGITHTHIGSINNLSLPEIENKLKQA; encoded by the coding sequence ATGAAACTTTGGGATAAAGGACTACCGACAGATCAAAAAATAGATGCATTTACTGTAGGGAATGATAGAGTATTGGATTTGGTAATTGCAAAATATGATATAGCTGCAACACTAGCACATGCTAAAATGCTACATCGTATTGATTTGATATCGTCAGAAGAAATAAAAGCTATTGAGAAAGGATTAGCTTCTCTTCAGGAGGAAGTAGCAAAAGGCATTTTTTCTATAGGAGAAGATTTTGAAGATGTACATTCCAAAATTGAGTTTGAATTAATCCGTAGAATAGGAGAAGCAGGGAAAAAAGTGCATACAGCCAGATCGAGAAACGATCAGGTATTAGTAGCAATGCATTTATATCTGAAAGATGAGTTGATAAGCATAAAAGAACAGGTTTCTGGTTTTGTAAAAGTACTGTTGGATACAGCAGATAGGTATAAAGAAGTATTATTACCCGGATATACGCATTTGCAAATAGCAATGCCTTCTTCCTTTGGGTTATGGTTTTCAGCATATGCAGAGAGCTTTGTCGATGATTTGTATATGGTGAATGCAGCTTTAAAAATAGTTGATCAAAATCCCCTGGGAAGTGCAGCAGGCTACGGGAGCTCTTTCCCGATTGATAGAGAATATACGACAAAAGAATTGGGGTTTGAAACATTAAAATATAATGTCGTTGCTGCTCAGATGAGTAGAGGGAAATCAGAAAAATCAGTCTCTTTTGCATTGAGTAGTATCGCTGCGACTTTGTCTAAACTAGCGATGGATGTTTGCCTTTATATGGGGCAGAATTTTGGTTTCCTAAGTATTCCATCAGAGTTTACAACCGGTTCCAGTATTATGCCGCATAAAAAGAATCCTGATGTTTTTGAATTAATAAGAGGGAAATGCAATAAAATACAAGGATTACCTTATGAATTAAGCCTGTTGACCAACAATTTGCCTAGCGGTTATCATAGAGATTTTCAGTTGCTAAAAGAAGGAATAGTACCTGCTATTCAAGAGCTCAAAGCATGCCTGGAAATGGCATCCTACTCATTAAAGAATATAGTGGTAAATACCCAAATTCTCGAAGACGAAAAATACAATTATCTGTTTAGTGTAGATACACTAAATGAACTGGTAATCGGAGGAATGTCTTTTAGAGATGCGTATAAAAAAATTGGTCGTGACATTGAAGAAGGAAAATATCAACCTGTAAAAGGAATCACCCATACCCATATAGGAAGTATTAATAATTTATCATTGCCAGAAATAGAGAACAAGTTAAAGCAGGCATAA